One part of the Coturnix japonica isolate 7356 chromosome 24, Coturnix japonica 2.1, whole genome shotgun sequence genome encodes these proteins:
- the LOC107324212 gene encoding sushi, von Willebrand factor type A, EGF and pentraxin domain-containing protein 1-like isoform X1 — translation MAPGDLDTYWSGTAPICVGGCKGKHKELKRSQCGNGSCCWLGYKSFCRVNCGRPEADFNSVVYGNDWWVGSVVRYSCRPGFMLLGDPASACQSDGRWTPKPTCLREYHGVGWYCCSISPPRDKRGWWAQWGCAPVLLLQGSACEVGSRSASGTSVGAAHHPAAPRATWEPPCTVAASRSPPAAPNARAGCAGSCAAMSVSVTATCPAGSPDSGAHLSFLLIELSLLH, via the exons ATGGCACCAGGAGACCTGGATACCTACTGGTCCGGCACTGCACCCATCTGCGTGGGGGGCTGCAAGGGGAAGCATAAGGAGCTGAAGAGGAGCCAGTGTGGgaatggcagctgctgctggctgggctaCAAGTCCTTCTGCCGAG tgAACTGCGGGCGGCCCGAGGCGGATTTCAACTCAGTGGTGTATGGCAATGACTGGTGGGTGGGCTCCGTAGTGCGCTACAGCTGCCGGCCCGGCTTCATGCTGCTTGGGGACCCAGCCAGTGCCTGCCAGTCCGACGGCCGCTGGACGCCCAAACCCACCTGCCTGCGTGAGTACCATGGGGTGGGATGGTACTGCTGTTCTATCAGCCCACCACGGGATAAAAGGGGCtggtgggcacagtggggatgtgCTCCAGTCCTGCTCTTGCAGGGATCTGCCTGCGAGGTCGGATCGAGATCAGCGAGCGGGACATCAGTGGGAGCTGCTCAtcatcctgcagcacccagagccacCTGGGAGCCTCCCTGCACCGTGGCTGCATCAAgatctcctcctgcagcaccaaaCGCTCGGGCTGGGTGCGCTGGTTCCTGCGCTGCGATGTCTGTGAGTGTGACTGCCACGTGCCCTGCGGGGAGTCCTGATAGCGGTGCCCACCTCAG CTTCCTCCTGATAGAGCTGAGCcttctgcactga
- the COLCA2 gene encoding colorectal cancer-associated protein 2, translating into MINPVLRRVFPSFLSGKPKVYQGVRVKITVKELLQQRRARQAATGAAVSDPLGACCVSPPFIVCLMLLPRLLLLALPSPPAPFDAEPISSAPNYCPSRQFTNCFSCEESPGHLEQLVDSYLQAEAAFDPSLGTLQTPSHYIPDSFQPVPLCFNQGLATASPSPADLPNTLPHGCPAPQLPPFTPLTHSPPPALDPAPYGCPAEGWPCHPPSPYTPLACCCAACSPPHTDPKVPQRFPCPGTDCSGCLPPTDDFFRRDRSWDICYS; encoded by the exons ATGATTAATCCCGTCCTGAGGAGAGTCTTTCCATCCTTTCTTTCAGGAAAGCCCAAAGTGTACCAAGGTGTCAGAGTAAAGATCACTGTTAAGGAGTTACTGCAGCAGAGAAGGGCTCGACAAGCAGCAACCGGAGCAGCGGTGAGTGACCCACTTGGTGCCTGCTGTGTATCTCCTCCCTTCATCGTTTGTTTAATGCTCTTGCCAAGGTTG CTGCTTCTTGCTTTACCTTCTCCCCCAGCACCTTTTGATGCAGAACCCATCTCTTCAGCTCCCAACTATTGCCCGTCAAGGCAGTTCACAAACTGCTTCTCCTGCGAGGAGAGCCCCGGCCACCTGGAGCAGCTGGTGGACTCCTACCTGCAGGCGGAGGCAGCTTTTGATCCATCCCTGGGCACTCTGCAGACACCATCGCATTACATCCCTGATTCCTTCCAGCCAGTCCCACTCTGCTTCAACCAGGGCTTG GCTACAGCATCCCCGAGCCCAGCTGATCTTCCCAACACGCTGCCCCACGGCTGCCCCgctccccagctgcccccatTCACCCCCCTGACCCACAGCCCACCCCCTGCCCTGGACCCTGCTCCCTACGGCTGCCCAGCAGAGGGCTGGCCCTgccaccccccatccccttaCACTCCCCTCGCCTGCTGCTGTGCCGCCTGCAGCCCCCCACACACCGACCCCAAAGTCCCACAGCGCTTCCCCTGCCCTGGCACGGACTGCTCGGGCTGCCTGCCGCCCACTGACGACTTCTTCAGGAGGGACAGGAGCTGGGACATCTGCTACAGCtaa
- the HINFP gene encoding histone H4 transcription factor, which produces MAPVKAGGKEALVLQCEWEACSYVASAMEEFCSHVTQHLHRHLPGEQRDELDPLEEYTCLWQECGFCSPESPADLIRHVYFHCYHTKLKQWGLRALQGQAELSHCQLDFQSRNIIPEIQENFQCLWEYCERSFDNPEWFYRHVEDHSFCSEYKAAGKENHVVLCGWKDCDCTFKGRCKLREHLRSHTQEKVVACPTCGGMFANNTKFFDHIRRQTALDQQRFQCSHCSKRFATERLLRDHMRNHVNHYKCPLCDMTCPLPSSLRNHIRFRHSEERPFKCDYCDYRCKNLIDLRKHLDTHSKEPAYRCEFEACSFSARSLCSIKLHYRKVHEGDSEPRYKCHVCDKSFTRGNNLTVHLRKKHQFKWPSGHPRFRYKEHEDGYMRLQLVRYESVELTEQLLKDGEKQEEALDGSTDGVVLSEGEANLQGIILEAPTEAPSMESNVSEPHMALLHPAACSANSSEQAQPSALSGAVQPSEQEPSTPANPIIRVVNRTNEHGESETVYYIMANTPSEERAAAASGLGMELEENIMDRLQKTAEELGIHIV; this is translated from the exons ATGGCGCCCGTGAAGGCCGGCGGGAAGGAGGCCTTGGTGCTGCAGTGCGAGTGGGAGGCGTGCAGCTACGTGGCATCAGCCATGGAGGAGTTCTGCAGCCATGTCACACAGCACCTCCATCGGCACCTGCCCGGCGAGCAGCGGGACGAGCTGGATCCGCTCG AGGAATACACGTGTCTGTGGCAGGAATGTGGTTTCTGTTCCCCTGAGAGCCCCGCCGACCTCATCCGCCACGTCTATTTCCATTGCTATCACACCAAGCTGAAGCAGTGGGGGCTGAGGGCCCTGCAGGGCCAGGCGGAGCTGAGTCACTGCCAGCTGGACTTCCAGAGCCGCAACATCATCCCTGAGATCCAGGAGAACTTTCAGTGTCTATGGGAGTACTGCGAG AGATCGTTTGATAATCCCGAGTGGTTCTATCGGCACGTGGAGGATCACAGCTTCTGTTCTGAGTACAAGGCAGCTGGGAAGGAGAACCACGTGGTGCTCTGTGGCTGGAAAG ACTGTGACTGCACCTTCAAAGGGCGCTGCAAGCTGCGGGAGCACCTACGCAGCCACACACAGGAGAAGGTGGTGGCCTGTCCTACCTGTGGTGGGATGTTCGCCAACAACACCAAGTTCTTTGACCACATCCGCCGTCAGACTGCACTGGACC agcagaggtttCAGTGTTCTCACTGCTCCAAGAGGTTCGCCACAGAGAGGCTGCTCCGTGACCACATGAGGAACCACG TGAACCATTATAAGTGTCCTTTGTGTGACATGACCTGCCCACTGCCCTCCTCCCTCCGCAATCACATCCGTTTTAGGCACAGTGAAGAACGGCCATTTAAATGTGACTACTGTGACTACAG GTGCAAGAATCTCATTGACTTGAGGAAACATCTGGATACGCACAGCAAAGAACCAGCCTATCGCTGCGAGTTTGAGGCTTGCAGCTTCTCTGCACGTTCCCTCTGCTCCATTAAACTGCACTATCGAAAAGTCCACGAG GGTGACTCAGAGCCCCGCTACAAGTGCCACGTCTGTGACAAGAGCTTCACACGTGGGAACAACCTCACTGTCCACCTCAGGAAGAAACACCAGTTCAAATGGCCCTCGGGGCATCCTCGCTTCAG GTACAAGGAACACGAGGATGGCTACAtgaggctgcagctggtgcGTTATGAGAGCGTGGAGCTGACGGAGCAGCTACTGAAGGATGGAGAGAAACAGGAGGAGGCGCTGGATGGCTCCACTGATGGTGTGGTGCTGTCTGAAGGTGAGGCCAACCTGCAGGGCATCATTCTGGAGGCTCCAACAGAGGCTCCCTCTATGGAAAGCAACGTATCCGAGCCACACATGGCCCTACTGcatcctgcagcctgctctgccaACAGCTCTGAACAAGCACAGCCCAGTGCCCTCTCAGGAGCAGTGCAGCCCTCAGAGCAGGAGCCCAGCACCCCAGCCAACCCCATCATCCGTGTGGTGAACAGGACCAATGAGCATGGGGAGAGTGAGACTGTGTATTATATCATGGCCAACACGCCCTCAGAGGAGCGGGCGGCAGCAGCCAGTGGGCTGGGTATGGAACTGGAGGAGAATATCATGGACCGTCTGCAGAAGACAGCTGAAGAGCTGGGTATCCATATTGTGTGA
- the LOC107324212 gene encoding complement receptor type 1-like isoform X2, with the protein MAPGDLDTYWSGTAPICVGGCKGKHKELKRSQCGNGSCCWLGYKSFCRVNCGRPEADFNSVVYGNDWWVGSVVRYSCRPGFMLLGDPASACQSDGRWTPKPTCLRICLRGRIEISERDISGSCSSSCSTQSHLGASLHRGCIKISSCSTKRSGWVRWFLRCDVCECDCHVPCGES; encoded by the exons ATGGCACCAGGAGACCTGGATACCTACTGGTCCGGCACTGCACCCATCTGCGTGGGGGGCTGCAAGGGGAAGCATAAGGAGCTGAAGAGGAGCCAGTGTGGgaatggcagctgctgctggctgggctaCAAGTCCTTCTGCCGAG tgAACTGCGGGCGGCCCGAGGCGGATTTCAACTCAGTGGTGTATGGCAATGACTGGTGGGTGGGCTCCGTAGTGCGCTACAGCTGCCGGCCCGGCTTCATGCTGCTTGGGGACCCAGCCAGTGCCTGCCAGTCCGACGGCCGCTGGACGCCCAAACCCACCTGCCTGC GGATCTGCCTGCGAGGTCGGATCGAGATCAGCGAGCGGGACATCAGTGGGAGCTGCTCAtcatcctgcagcacccagagccacCTGGGAGCCTCCCTGCACCGTGGCTGCATCAAgatctcctcctgcagcaccaaaCGCTCGGGCTGGGTGCGCTGGTTCCTGCGCTGCGATGTCTGTGAGTGTGACTGCCACGTGCCCTGCGGGGAGTCCTGA